In Cystobacter fuscus DSM 2262, one DNA window encodes the following:
- a CDS encoding DinB family protein, with amino-acid sequence MSNDVRGYLLRQFETAWSLTQYHLNGLTTEECLWRPAPKGLHVHRGPEGRWLADWPEREDYDIGPASIAWLTWHLGFWWSMVLDHSFGGGTLSREDVTWPGTADGVREWLDGLRGRWRAALEQLTDDDLHSTQRTRWPMRDRPFGDVVAWANVELTKNAAELGYARFLHAVRAG; translated from the coding sequence ATGTCCAACGACGTCCGTGGCTACCTGTTGCGGCAGTTCGAAACGGCGTGGAGCCTCACCCAGTACCATCTCAATGGACTGACCACCGAGGAGTGCTTGTGGCGCCCCGCGCCCAAGGGCTTGCACGTGCATCGAGGCCCCGAGGGAAGGTGGCTCGCCGATTGGCCGGAGCGCGAGGACTATGACATCGGTCCGGCGAGCATCGCGTGGCTGACGTGGCACCTCGGCTTCTGGTGGTCCATGGTGCTCGACCACTCCTTCGGCGGCGGGACGCTCTCCCGCGAGGACGTGACGTGGCCTGGCACCGCCGATGGCGTACGTGAGTGGCTCGACGGGCTGCGAGGACGGTGGCGCGCGGCGCTGGAGCAACTCACCGACGACGACCTGCACTCCACCCAGCGGACACGCTGGCCCATGCGGGACCGTCCGTTCGGCGACGTCGTCGCCTGGGCCAATGTCGAACTCACGAAGAACGCCGCCGAGCTCGGCTACGCCCGCTTCCTCCACGCCGTCCGCGCCGGCTGA
- a CDS encoding carbohydrate porin: MTNKALLAALSATCVAVTAHADPLPFTFSGYMRAGTGINVRGGTQVCMGLPGADTKWRLGNECDYVIEPTFNARLISHEGSDWHVHFMPGIYRAWGGKEFQTYSSPGGAVFPDSGTDELVARFGQVYAYGTNIAALGNGKVWVGRRFYNRLQTGINDQFLENNDGDGAGIEDIDVRVGKLSVAAMLNPRGGVSNNRIAVPVRLTNIPVIPNGGLALYVTPSMQLKRDIQTDTPNPQEANGLAVGLYQTLNGVLLGGNTLVALKMDWLGTTRNSRVLLQQSANLGITVIEGVAEYRINKSAGNAGNKWFGVGMRADTRVIGPFRVLAEVGHDMVKPDNGGHTRNMTKFTLATAVSAGQEAGSRPTIRLFATHAIWDEAARLALDPTSRLGQVFGDQRAGTSVGLQAEAWW, encoded by the coding sequence ATGACGAACAAAGCTCTGCTCGCGGCCCTCTCCGCTACTTGTGTTGCTGTGACGGCCCATGCCGACCCGCTCCCCTTCACCTTCTCGGGCTACATGCGCGCCGGCACCGGAATCAACGTCCGAGGTGGCACGCAGGTGTGCATGGGCTTGCCGGGTGCCGACACCAAGTGGCGCCTGGGCAATGAATGTGACTACGTGATCGAGCCGACCTTCAACGCGCGGCTCATCTCGCATGAGGGCTCCGACTGGCATGTGCACTTCATGCCCGGCATCTATCGCGCGTGGGGTGGCAAGGAGTTTCAGACCTACAGCTCGCCGGGCGGAGCGGTCTTCCCGGACAGCGGTACGGACGAGCTCGTGGCGCGCTTTGGCCAGGTCTACGCCTACGGGACCAACATCGCGGCGCTCGGCAACGGCAAGGTCTGGGTGGGCCGGCGCTTCTACAACCGCCTGCAGACCGGTATCAACGACCAGTTCCTGGAAAACAACGATGGCGATGGCGCGGGCATCGAGGACATCGACGTGCGCGTGGGCAAGCTCAGCGTGGCCGCCATGCTCAACCCGCGCGGAGGCGTCAGCAACAACCGCATCGCCGTGCCCGTGCGCCTGACCAACATCCCCGTCATTCCCAATGGCGGACTGGCCCTGTACGTCACCCCGTCCATGCAGCTCAAGAGGGACATCCAGACGGACACCCCCAACCCCCAGGAAGCCAATGGGCTGGCCGTGGGCCTCTACCAGACCCTGAACGGCGTCCTGCTCGGTGGCAACACGCTCGTCGCCTTGAAGATGGACTGGCTCGGTACCACGCGCAACAGCCGGGTCCTGCTGCAGCAGTCCGCCAATCTTGGCATCACCGTCATCGAGGGTGTGGCCGAGTACCGCATCAACAAGTCCGCTGGCAACGCTGGCAACAAGTGGTTCGGCGTTGGCATGCGCGCCGACACGCGCGTCATCGGTCCCTTCCGCGTGCTGGCCGAGGTGGGTCATGACATGGTCAAGCCGGACAACGGTGGCCACACGCGCAACATGACCAAGTTCACCCTGGCGACGGCGGTGTCCGCGGGCCAGGAGGCGGGTTCCCGTCCGACGATCCGTCTGTTCGCCACGCACGCCATCTGGGACGAGGCGGCTCGTCTGGCCCTCGACCCGACCTCGCGCCTGGGTCAGGTCTTTGGCGACCAGCGGGCGGGCACCTCGGTGGGTCTCCAGGCCGAAGCCTGGTGGTGA